The segment GGTTTCTCCAGTTGGCCGTCATCTTTGCCAATTCCAATACTGCACCGGCACGAGGACGCGTATTGCAATCTTGGTGCGAAGGAGCTATCACCCCAATAACACAAGGTCAATTGCCGAGGGTCCGTGGATGACCCTGACTATCGACTCTGTACTGCAGATTTTGTCGCACGCGGCAACATTGCTCTAGTGAAGGCTGAGTCAAGATCTTTCTACGGGCCACGGTGCTCGCTCCCCTCTTCCAGttgtacatacctaggtacctataCCTTTTCGCCCTCCAACAACAATGCCAGTTACTGGTACGAATGTCACGAGCCGAACAACGCCCAGGTTGCCGTTTGGGCCGATGGTGGCGCTGGTGGCTGTGGAGCGATTGTGTGAGCCTCTGCCAGGCACCTCATCAACTCGTGTCCACGAGTGGAGTCATGGTGGGTGCATGGGTGTGTGTGAGAATGGACCGAGTGCGTACTACAGAGTACAATAGTACATATGCTCACATACTGTTCACCAACAACCAGCCTGATGCTCCCGGAAGCAGGCATTTTGGTGGTGAATGTGTTGTGAATTGACGGCGTAAACCCATAGACCTTAGTACGGAGAAGGCCAGGTACAATGTCTCCACGGTCGACGCCAGATGGACATGCAACTCCACCCCCTCTGGCAAACAGCGGCCTAAGTTGCCAAGTTTGCGGGATTGGCATCCAATTGCTAAAGCACGGCACCCAAAGGGAGGGTTGAAAGTGCATGCCACACAACCGCCATCCCACACCCCCCTTTTCGCCACAGGTCCCAGCGTGGATGGCTTTGGTCTGTGCCGTTCGGGCCATGTCGATGGGACCTGGTATTATGGTCTTGTTTGGGGAGCAGCTCGTCCAGGTTGTTTGGCCTGTCCACGGTCCACTTGGTtgaagccggcgaggaccagtagaagaagaaaagaccTGGGTGTGtttcctccttgtccatgcatcttcctcctccttctcttcctcccgccgtcgtctttcgttgtcgtcgccgtcgtgtCATCGTTTCAAAATTTCGATTCCTGCCGTTCGTTCGCTAGGTTCCTTAtcgccctttttttttaatacgTGTCAACCTATTTCTTGCCCAACTCTTGAAGCCACTGGCAAGGCGGTATACTTACTTTTCTTTGACCTTGGAATCCAAGTTGGCAAGCAGAATTGACTTTGGACGGTACGTCTCGAACGTTGTTTCGGCATCGCACCCGCAGCCACATCTGTGGCTCCCTCAGTTTCCAATCCTCACAATTTCTATCTCCATTGCCTTTCGTACCTGCCGCCTTTGCTTCCCTCGCTCCCTCCTTCCCTCTTTCCCTAAATCAGTGTCCCATTCCCGGTGGCTGTCCTTTGCAAGTCGGTCTTGCCCAAACGCTCGTGCTCTCTCAGCAACCTCCTTTCGACACTTGCCTCGGGCTTCGTGACTTGGGTCGCGACTTGCGCCGTGAACGACACACCCAGCCAGAAAATCCTTCCTCGAATCTTGCATCATTGGGACGCAATCTGCTTCGACAAACATTCTTTGCCAGCTGTCGAAGCCCTTTTTGGACTGCAGCCGATAGAGTTTTATATACACCAGAAATCAATCAAAGTCAGCAACCGTTGAAGCCCTGAACATTCTATCCCCCAGCAATCACGTTTGCACGATCGCATCGTTCGCCACGTCACCGTCCGTATCAGTTGGTTACTAATAATTCTTTTGTAGATAAACAATGCATTCTGTCAAGCTTTtctcggccgtcttggctgtTGCTGGCGTCGCTTCCGGTGAGAAGCCCTATTCTCGCTTAACTCTTTGGACATCTTTCATGTTCTAATGATGAAACAGCTGCCACTACCTGCTCTAAGGACATCAAGGTTACCCAGCCCACACCCGTCATCGACTGCGATGTTGTCGACGCAGATATCATTGTCGACTCGAGCGTCTCGGGCAGCTTGAGCATCGAGGGTCCTAAACAAATCAAGGGTGACTTGATTATCAACAACGCCACGCAACTTGTTGGCATTACTTCGTCGTCCATCAACGCTATTGGGGGCACTCTTCGCTTGCAAGGTCTTCAGCTTCTTAGCTCTTGCAACCTGCAATCATTGAAGTCTGTCGAGAATCTGGAGTTGATTAATCTCGCCCAGCTCAGCGGGTTGACACTTGGTACCACTGGTGTCACCAAGGCTTCATCCATCAAGATTCAGGACACCTTCATCAGCGATCTTAGCGGCCTTAACGTCGCTTCCGCCGACAATATCACCATTGCCAATAACGGCCGCCTTAACTCGTTCGAGTCAAAGATCGAGAACATTACCTACACACTATCTGTTGTGGACAACGCTGGTAGCATGAAAATTGTCATGTCGCAGCTTCAATCCGCAGGCATACTCGACTTCCGATCCATCAAGAGCTTTGATGCTCCTCTCTTGGAGACTGCCAACCGTCTTAGCTTCCAGGAGAGCCCAGATCTGCTATCCGTTTCTGCCAACAACTTGACTCAAATCAAGGACTCTCTTACGCTGGACAACAACAAGAAGCTTGCTAACATTTCCTTCACTTCTCTGGAGAAGATCAACGGTGACATGACCATCCGCAACAACACTGCTCTCTTGAAAATCAATCAGTTTCCCAAGCTGAAGACGATTGGAGGTGCTATACTTTGCGCTGGTAGCTTTGACACGTAAGCATAAGATTCGGGTCATACCTGTTCTAATTGTGCCTTTTGTACTAACTGCATAATCTTGCAACAGTGTCGAGATGCCTGAGCTTAACGACATCAAGGGCGCCGTGACCGTGACTTCCACCACCGATATCTCCGACTTCTGCGGTTTCTTCGATGATctggcgaagaagaaggctatCCAGGGCAAGGAGTCTTGCACCTCCAACAACGCAAAGGCTAATGAGGGCGGCAAGGGTGGCACTTCTGGCGGTAACAAGACCGATTCTGCCGCCATGAGCCTTGGTGTCAACCACGCCTTGTTGGGCTTTGCCGCTGTTGCTGGTTTTGCGCAATTGATCTAAGACACCCGGATAGAAAAGTATACGACTTTAGTGATGTTGGCGTCGTTCAGCTGTTCTTCCACATATTTTCAGTCTTTTCTTTAACCGGTAGTGCGTGGTATATTCCCTGCCTCACCTGTAGAAGGGCAGGTTGAGGGCCCAAGACGAACATGGCCAGTGTACGTCTCATACATGCTAGGACTTAATAATGGATTGTATTTGATTCTTCTTGTAAAACGACTAGGAGTCATAATCCGTTACTGTTTTCCCTCTCGTGAATGACTTCCCACACCAGGACAGTCAGTCATTAGCGATACTAGTTCATACCAAATGAGTCAGTCAGCTTTGATCGTTTTGGACCTGTGCTAGCTATTTTTGGCCATAGAATACTGTCGGCCCAGGTACCAGAAACCTAAAAAATGTTCGTCGCCAAGCAACGGCAGTATGGGGTGTGCAGCATTCCAAAGGCGTGCAAATACAGACCGACCTAGTGACGATGCTTGTCCCGCAAGGACTGAGAGTTGTGGGCTGTGCCACCATCACAACCAGGGGTGAAGAACAGCACAATTATGACGTCCTTGTCTCTGTTTGTACTACGATGCCCTATGGCACCTTGATATGTTCATTTGAAGCACGTAGCCCCCATAACTGTCGCTTCTCTGGTTGACTATTGGAACAAAAGCGTGCATGGCATCTAGAACACGATGTTGGTGTTGCGAAACAATATCAGTGCACTGCCCATGACGTCGACATGACGCGTTACGGAGTGGTACTAGTGTATATATGAAACCGTTGTGTATCTGTAAGGCACATACGCCCTTTGGTATGTACTATCCTGATATACCAATGTGAGAAGATGTCACCGGACATTGTATATACTTTTCTCAAATGCTTCCGAATCATAGAATTTAGGTATTATCGTGTTGCCGTTGAATACACGACCATCTAGCTCGTTCACTGCCTGCGTGTCATGTTTAGCAGTTACATTTGGCGAAAGGACTTGGAATATAGTGCAAGATACATACTCGCAAAGCGGAGACCTGGTCTGTAAATTTTATGAATACTTGACGAGTAGGCTGATCAATATAGAGACGTTCCACACGGCCATACTGCAGCATGAGTTAGTGAATAGTTGCAGGGGAATGAGTTGTCATGGAGTGGGAATGCTCACTTTTTCTCCGCACTCCTCTCCGATTTCCTGTCCCAGGCCATCGGCAATCTCGGCCTGTAGATCGGGCATGTTCTCCAACATGTTCTGCAAGACGATAACGTCGCTCATGGCGCCGAACTTGCCGGCCGATTCTTTGCTCTTGGAGCCGATAATTCTGCCTTTGCCCCCGGGTTCTGCccacccgccgccgtcggcatcgGCTTTCTTGCGGCGTTTCTCGACCTGTGCCCGGAGAgggttgatgatgccggtctcattggcgccgaggccggTCCCTTGCGTCCAGCCGTATTTGGACATGAGGCGGTGGGCGAAATCGGCCTGGCCAGGACGATTTGAACGTTGCTGAGCCTCTGGTTCTCCGATttcatcttcgtcgttgccgccgagggTTGGTGGTGGGGAGTAGGCATCGCCTTCTTCGCGAGAGTCTGTGGGTTGAGTGTAGTGGACTGGGGCACGAGATATGGTTGCCGAGTCTGCGGgtggtggaggcggaggaagcACGTCTGTTTGTGTGGGCGGTGaaggcggcggtggaggTTGATTATTT is part of the Metarhizium brunneum chromosome 4, complete sequence genome and harbors:
- the meu10 gene encoding Meiotic expression up-regulated protein 10; translated protein: MHSVKLFSAVLAVAGVASAATTCSKDIKVTQPTPVIDCDVVDADIIVDSSVSGSLSIEGPKQIKGDLIINNATQLVGITSSSINAIGGTLRLQGLQLLSSCNLQSLKSVENLELINLAQLSGLTLGTTGVTKASSIKIQDTFISDLSGLNVASADNITIANNGRLNSFESKIENITYTLSVVDNAGSMKIVMSQLQSAGILDFRSIKSFDAPLLETANRLSFQESPDLLSVSANNLTQIKDSLTLDNNKKLANISFTSLEKINGDMTIRNNTALLKINQFPKLKTIGGAILCAGSFDTVEMPELNDIKGAVTVTSTTDISDFCGFFDDLAKKKAIQGKESCTSNNAKANEGGKGGTSGGNKTDSAAMSLGVNHALLGFAAVAGFAQLI